The following are from one region of the Candidatus Aminicenantes bacterium genome:
- the ybaK gene encoding Cys-tRNA(Pro) deacylase — translation MITTDYATTQAIRALKDHGIPFVIHAYKYEERGGTPVAARELGVDEHAVIKTLVFETDAREALLVLMHGDKEVSTKALARLLGVKAVTPCSPDAANKHTGYMVGGISPFGTRKRLKVYMQTTIAGLPKIYINAGKRGLLAEIAPADAVKILAPIPADVAV, via the coding sequence ATGATCACAACCGACTACGCCACGACCCAGGCCATCCGGGCCCTCAAGGATCACGGCATCCCCTTCGTCATCCACGCCTACAAGTACGAGGAGCGCGGCGGCACGCCCGTGGCGGCCCGGGAGCTCGGTGTGGACGAGCACGCGGTGATCAAGACGCTGGTCTTTGAGACCGACGCCCGCGAGGCGCTGCTCGTCCTGATGCACGGCGATAAAGAAGTCTCGACCAAAGCCCTGGCCCGCCTCCTCGGCGTCAAGGCCGTCACGCCCTGTTCACCCGACGCCGCGAACAAGCACACCGGCTATATGGTCGGCGGTATCTCCCCGTTCGGGACCCGCAAGCGCCTGAAAGTCTACATGCAGACGACGATCGCCGGCTTGCCGAAGATCTACATCAACGCCGGCAAGCGCGGACTGCTGGCCGAGATCGCACCCGCCGACGCCGTGAAAATCCTGGCGCCGATTCCCGCCGACGTCGCCGTCTGA
- a CDS encoding ABC transporter ATP-binding protein, with protein sequence MLELGGVTKRYNVFPAVDNVSFVVKPGEVLGYLGPNGAGKSTTIKMLAGLLEPSEGSILYDGREIRKDLYAFRSRLGYIPEQAEIYPHLSGLDYLLLVGRLREIPESRLFAKAMGFLKVFGLDADRDNAVGAYSKGMRQKILIAAALLHDPDVLLLDEPLSGLDVTTGLIIRDLVLRLAGEGKIVIYSSHVLEVTEKLCTKVIILHKGRVVADDSVADLRTLMKLPSLVEIFSQLTAQADTDAMARDIIAVMRG encoded by the coding sequence ATGCTCGAGCTCGGCGGGGTGACCAAGCGATACAATGTTTTTCCGGCCGTCGACAACGTCAGCTTCGTCGTCAAGCCGGGCGAAGTTCTGGGCTATCTCGGTCCTAACGGGGCCGGCAAGTCGACCACGATCAAGATGCTGGCCGGTCTGCTCGAGCCCTCGGAGGGCTCGATTCTCTACGACGGCCGGGAGATCCGTAAGGACCTCTACGCTTTCCGCAGCCGCCTGGGGTACATACCCGAACAGGCCGAGATTTATCCGCATCTAAGCGGGCTGGATTATCTTCTTCTGGTCGGCCGCCTGCGCGAGATCCCGGAAAGCCGCTTGTTCGCCAAAGCCATGGGGTTCCTGAAGGTCTTCGGACTGGACGCCGATCGCGACAACGCCGTCGGCGCCTACTCCAAAGGTATGCGGCAAAAGATCCTCATCGCCGCCGCCCTGCTGCACGACCCGGATGTGCTCCTCCTCGACGAGCCTCTCTCGGGCCTGGACGTGACGACCGGTCTGATCATCCGCGATCTGGTTCTGCGCTTGGCGGGCGAAGGCAAGATCGTCATCTATTCCTCCCATGTCCTGGAGGTGACCGAGAAGCTCTGCACCAAGGTCATCATTCTGCATAAGGGAAGGGTCGTGGCCGACGATTCCGTCGCCGACTTGCGGACGCTGATGAAGCTGCCCTCGCTGGTCGAGATCTTCAGCCAGCTCACGGCCCAGGCCGACACGGACGCCATGGCCCGCGACATCATCGCGGTCATGAGAGGCTGA